The following coding sequences are from one Pyxidicoccus xibeiensis window:
- a CDS encoding YciI family protein → MKYMMMMNTPSRGPYQVASWPRKDLEAHIQFMKDFAKKLSAAGELVAAEGLAGPDQAKLIRAGSDGRPVTDGVFPESKEFLAGYWIVDVESPERAYQLAAEASAAPGPGGKPLNLAIEVRQVMSGPPEV, encoded by the coding sequence ATGAAGTACATGATGATGATGAACACGCCGAGCAGGGGGCCGTACCAGGTGGCGAGCTGGCCGCGGAAGGACCTCGAGGCGCACATCCAGTTCATGAAGGACTTCGCGAAGAAGCTCAGCGCGGCGGGTGAGCTGGTGGCGGCCGAGGGGCTGGCGGGACCGGACCAGGCGAAGCTGATTCGGGCTGGGAGTGACGGCAGGCCCGTCACGGACGGCGTGTTCCCGGAGTCGAAGGAGTTCCTGGCGGGCTACTGGATTGTGGACGTGGAGAGCCCCGAGCGCGCGTATCAGCTTGCGGCGGAGGCCTCGGCGGCGCCCGGGCCCGGTGGCAAGCCGCTGAACCTGGCCATCGAGGTGCGGCAGGTGATGAGCGGGCCGCCCGAAGTCTGA
- a CDS encoding RNA polymerase sigma factor yields the protein MPTSLAPHIEHLLRELAPRVLGLVVRRFHDFAASEDAVQEALIAATAQWPRDGVPEEPRAWLIQVAARRLTDQVRAEAARRRREALVVSLVPPEEQLALAPDSDESAGRDDTLVLLFLCCHPALTSASAIALTLRAVGGLTTAEIAKAFLVPEATMAQRISRAKQTIKASGVPFQLPTVEERAQRLGNVLHVLYLIFSEGYTTSSGPELHRTDLSGEALRLTRMLRALLPEDGEVAGLLALMLLTDARREARTGPVGELIPLDEQDRSRWDAQAIAEGVALVTETLSKGSIGVYPVQAAIAAVHDEAPRAEDTDWPQILALYGVLMQLSDNPMVTLNHAVATAMVHGPEAGLELLKALDGDARLAGHHRLDAVRAHLLERAGDPEGAIQHYTKAAGRTTSIPERNYLLTQAARLSDARK from the coding sequence ATGCCGACGTCACTGGCCCCGCATATCGAGCACCTGCTGCGAGAGCTCGCGCCGCGGGTGCTGGGCCTGGTCGTCCGGCGGTTCCACGACTTCGCCGCCTCGGAGGACGCGGTCCAGGAGGCGTTGATTGCGGCGACCGCGCAATGGCCGCGCGACGGTGTGCCCGAGGAGCCGCGCGCTTGGCTCATCCAGGTGGCGGCGAGGCGCCTGACGGACCAGGTGAGGGCCGAGGCGGCCCGTCGTCGCCGGGAAGCCCTGGTGGTCAGCCTGGTGCCACCGGAGGAGCAGCTGGCGCTGGCCCCGGACAGCGATGAGTCGGCGGGGAGGGACGACACGCTCGTCCTGCTCTTCCTGTGCTGTCACCCCGCGCTCACCTCGGCCTCGGCGATAGCGCTGACGCTGCGAGCCGTCGGAGGTCTGACGACGGCGGAGATAGCCAAGGCGTTCCTGGTGCCGGAAGCGACGATGGCGCAGCGAATCAGCCGGGCCAAGCAGACCATCAAGGCCTCGGGGGTGCCGTTCCAGCTGCCCACGGTGGAGGAGCGCGCGCAGCGGCTCGGCAATGTGTTGCATGTGCTCTACCTCATCTTCAGCGAGGGCTACACGACGAGCAGCGGCCCGGAGCTGCACCGCACGGACCTGTCGGGAGAGGCGCTGCGCCTGACGCGAATGCTGCGAGCGCTGCTGCCGGAGGACGGCGAGGTGGCGGGGTTGCTGGCGCTGATGCTGCTGACGGACGCGAGGCGCGAGGCCAGGACGGGGCCTGTGGGCGAGCTGATTCCGCTCGACGAGCAGGACCGCAGCCGCTGGGACGCGCAAGCGATTGCCGAGGGCGTCGCGCTCGTGACGGAGACGCTGTCGAAGGGCTCGATAGGGGTGTACCCGGTGCAGGCCGCCATCGCGGCGGTGCACGACGAAGCGCCGAGGGCCGAGGACACGGACTGGCCGCAGATTCTCGCGCTGTACGGCGTGCTGATGCAGCTGTCCGACAACCCGATGGTGACGCTCAACCACGCGGTGGCGACGGCGATGGTGCACGGCCCGGAGGCGGGGCTGGAGCTGTTGAAGGCGCTCGACGGCGACGCGCGCCTGGCGGGGCACCACCGCCTCGACGCGGTCCGGGCCCACCTGCTGGAGCGGGCGGGAGACCCCGAAGGCGCCATCCAGCACTACACGAAGGCCGCCGGCCGCACGACGAGCATCCCAGAGCGCAACTACCTGCTGACGCAGGCGGCGAGGCTGAGCGACGCCCGGAAGTAG
- a CDS encoding DUF1801 domain-containing protein has translation MATPKSAASRKSATKQAAPKKAAAKKAAAKKAVATKAAQAVPKLSPSAVVPKALAAKGASIEGFIAALEGWQQAIVRPLAALIAKEAPEAAAYVKWGHPVWDVGGPFALVKPAKGHVTLGFWRGGQLSDADGILEGEGAGMRYVRIPQGGALPASLAALVREAVALNERHGDPLKR, from the coding sequence ATGGCTACCCCGAAGAGCGCCGCATCCAGGAAGTCGGCGACGAAGCAGGCAGCACCGAAGAAGGCCGCAGCGAAGAAGGCCGCAGCGAAGAAGGCCGTCGCGACGAAGGCGGCGCAGGCTGTCCCGAAGCTCTCGCCCTCGGCCGTCGTGCCGAAGGCCCTGGCAGCGAAAGGCGCCTCCATCGAGGGCTTCATCGCGGCGCTGGAGGGGTGGCAGCAGGCCATCGTGCGTCCGCTGGCCGCGCTCATCGCGAAGGAGGCTCCGGAAGCGGCGGCGTACGTGAAGTGGGGGCATCCGGTGTGGGACGTCGGAGGCCCGTTCGCCCTGGTGAAGCCCGCGAAGGGGCACGTGACGCTGGGGTTCTGGCGTGGCGGCCAGCTCAGTGATGCCGACGGCATCCTGGAAGGGGAGGGCGCGGGGATGAGGTACGTGAGAATCCCGCAGGGTGGCGCGCTCCCGGCGTCGCTCGCGGCGCTGGTGCGCGAGGCGGTGGCGCTGAACGAGCGGCACGGTGACCCCCTGAAGCGCTGA